From Struthio camelus isolate bStrCam1 chromosome 7, bStrCam1.hap1, whole genome shotgun sequence, a single genomic window includes:
- the SFXN3 gene encoding sideroflexin-3 has protein sequence MPPALPATINIREPRWDQSTFQGRAKHFFMVTDPRNLLLSGATLEEARRVVEDYRAGTVPPGLTEDQLWRAKYIYDSAFHPDTGEKMILIGRMSAQVPMNMTITGCMLTFYRTTPAVLFWQWVNQSFNAIVNYTNRSGDAPITPSQLGTAYVSATTGAVVTALGLKSLTKHLPAIIGRYVPFAAVAAANCINIPLMRQRELKLGIPITDENGNRLGESTAAARKAIFQVVVSRIGMAAPAMAIPPVIMNALEKRAFLKRYPFLNAPLQVGLVGLCLVFATPLCCALFPQKSSMHVSRLEPEVQARVREQDPRVEVIYFNKGL, from the exons ATGCCACCGGCCCTGCCTGCCACCATCAACATCCGGGAGCCCCGCTGGGACCAGAGCACCTTCCAGGGCCGGGCCAAGCACTTCTTCATGGTGACGGACCCCCGAAACCTGCTGCTCTCCGGGGCCACGCTGGAGGAGGCCCGCCGCGTGGTGGAGGACTACAG GGCGGGCACGGTGCCCCCGGGGCTGACAGAGGACCAGCTCTGGCGGGCCAAGTACATCTACGACTCGGCTTTCCACCCTGACACGGGCGAGAAGATGATCCTGATCGGGCGCATGTCAGCCCAGGTGCCCATGAACATGACCATCACCGGGTGCATGCTGACCTTCTACAG GACCACGCCGGCTGTGCTCTTCTGGCAGTGGGTGAACCAGTCCTTCAACGCCATCGTCAACTACACCAACCGCAGCGGGGATGCACCCATCACCCCTAG CCAGCTGGGAACAGCCTACGTGAGCGCAACCACCGGGGCAGTTGTCACAGCGTTGGGGCTCAAATCTCTCACCAAG CACTTGCCAGCCATCATCGGCCGCTACGTGCCTTTTGCAGCTGTGGCTGCCGCGAACTGCATCAACATCCCGCTGATGAGGCAGAG GGAGCTGAAGCTGGGGATCCCCATCACGGACGAGAACGGCAACCGCCTGGGCGAGTCCACGGCCGCAGCCCGGAAGGCCATTTTCCAAGTGGTGGTGTCCCGCATCGGCATGGCAGCCCCAGCCATGG ccaTCCCCCCGGTGATCATGAACGCCCTGGAGAAGAGAGCTTTCCTGAAG CGCTACCCATTCCTCAACGCGCCCCTGCAGGTCGGCCTGGTGGGACTCTG CTTGGTGTTTGCAACCCCGCTGTGCTGCGCGCTCTTCCCCCAGAAAAG CTCGATGCACGTGAGCCGTCTGGAGCCCGAAGTCCAAGCTCGGGTCCGGGAGCAAGACCCACGCGTGGAGGTCATCTACTTCAACAAAGGGCTCTGA
- the TWNK gene encoding twinkle mtDNA helicase — translation MAVVPLRPCRASVRLLPLLCGGARSKGASLSPGVPGRLTQRRYKKDVLPSPEEPIPSVSITEIRQYLRAQGIPFHDGYSCLHTPSLFITGQEAQHQPLSATSAPYTLFIDKTTGSFLCTATLAEGTWQDFQANVELRHRGVPFPSSGEPEEDTRQAREDARCIWDRALPLWELLDEDETHITKAMFGISVVTDATLKRFGVRYLRTAKSLVFPWFSPRDASLKGLKLVGVENQGDTIAYVEQTLPRPGSYRNLFGLPLISRRDTEVVLTGRELDAVALYQATGVPSLSLPRGPTSLPPALLPYLEQFKRITLWLGEDLRSWEAAKLFARKLNLKRCSLVRPGDQQPRPLEALNRGLNLTKILRAALPAGHKSIISFRQLREEVFGELVNVEQVAGVKWARFPELNKLLKGHRKGELTVFTGPTGSGKTTFISEYALDLCVQGVCTLWGSFEISNVRLAKIMLTQFAARRLEEQLEQYDEWADRFEDLPLYFMTFHGQQNIKTVIDTMQHAVYMYDITHVVIDNLQFMMGHDQLSVDRLAAQDYIVGAFRKFATDNTCHITLVIHPRKEDDEKELQTASIFGSAKASQEADNVLILQDRKLVTGPGKRYLQVSKNRFDGDVGVFPLEFSKASLTFSSAGKSKVRLKKMREEKAPLSKKAPAGSTGSSKKP, via the exons ATGGCAGTGGTGCCCCTCCGGCCTTGCAGAGCTTCTGTGcgcctcctgcccctgctctgtggtggggcaaggagcaaaggggcctCCCTGAGCCCAGGGGTGCCGGGCCGACTTACCCAGAGGCGCTACAAGAAGGACGTGCTGCCATCCCCAGAGGAGCCCATTCCTTCCGTGTCCATCACTGAGATCCGCCAGTACCTGCGGGCCCAGGGGATCCCCTTCCACGACGGTTATAGCTGCCTGCACACCCCCAGCCTCTTCATAACTGGGCAGGAGGCTCAGCACCAGCCATTGTCAGCCACCAGCGCCCCTTACACCCTCTTTATTGACAAGACCACGGGCAGCTTCCTGTGCACGGCCACCCTGGCCGAGGGCACGTGGCAGGACTTCCAGGCCAACGTGGAGCTGCGGCACCGCGGCGTCCCCTTCCCCAGCTCGGGGGAGCCGGAGGAGGACACGAGACAGGCTCGTGAGGACGCCCGCTGCATCTGGGACCGGGCGCTTCCGCTCTGGGAGCTTTTGGATGAGGATGAGACCCACATAACCAAGGCCATGTTTGGTATCTCCGTGGTGACGGAcgccaccctgaaacgctttggAGTACGTTACCTGAGGACCGCCAAGTCCTTGGTCTTCCCCTGGTTCAGCCCCCGTGACGCTTCTCTGAAGGGCCTGAAGCTCGTGGGGGTGGAGAACCAGGGAGACACGATAGCTTACGTGGAACAGACTCTCCCCCGGCCAGGCTCCTACCGCAACCTCTTTGGGCTGCCCCTCATCAGCCGCCGAGATACAGAAGTGGTCTTAACTGGGCGGGAGCTGGACGCCGTGGCCCTGTACCAAGCTACGGGGGTGCCCAGCCTATCCCTCCCGCGAGGGcccacctccctgcccccagccctgctcccctaCCTGGAGCAGTTCAAGCGCATCACGCTGTGGCTGGGCGAAGACCTGCGCTCCTGGGAAGCCGCGAAGCTCTTCGCCCGCAAGCTGAACCTCAAGCGCTGCTCCCTGGTGCGTCCCGGTGACCAGCAGCCCCGGCCCCTGGAAGCTCTGAACCGGGGCCTGAACCTCACCAAGATCCTGcgggctgccctgcctgccggccaCAAGTCCATCATTTCCTTCCGCCAGCTGCGGGAGGAGGTTTTTGGGGAGCTGGTCAATGTGGAGCAAGTGGCTGGTGTCAAGTGGGCCCGGTTCCCTGAACTCAACAAACTCCTCAAAGGCCACCGCAAAGGGGAGCTCACTGTCTTCACAG GCCCGACAGGCAGTGGAAAGACGACCTTTATCAGCGAGTATGCGCTGGACCTGTGCGTGCAGGGAGTGTGCACGCTGTGGGGCAGCTTTGAGATCAGCAACGTCCGCCTGGCCAAGATCATGCTGACGCAGTTTGCGGCCCGGCGcctggaggagcagctggagcaGTACGACGAGTGGGCCGACCGCTTCGAGGACCTCCCGCTCTACTTCATGACCTTCCATGGCCAGCAGAACATCAA GACTGTGATCGACACGATGCAGCACGCTGTGTACATGTATGACATCACCCATGTGGTCATCGATAATCTCCAGTTCATGATGGGCCACGATCAGCTCTCTGTGGACAG GCTCGCCGCCCAGGATTACATCGTCGGTGCCTTCCGCAAGTTCGCCACGGACAACACCTGCCACATCACGCTGGTCATCCACCCCCGCAAGGAGGATGACGAGAAGGAACTGCAGACGGCGTCTATCTTTGGCTCTGCCAAG GCCAGCCAGGAGGCAGACAACGTCCTCATCCTGCAGGACAGGAAGCTGGTGACGGGGCCTGGGAAGCGGTACCTGCAGGTGTCCAAGAACCGTTTTGATGGGGACGTGGGCGTCTTCCCCCTGGAGTTCAGCAAGGCCTCGCTCACCTTCTCCTCCGCTGGCAAAAGCAAGGTCAGGCTGAAGAAGATGAGGGAGGAGAAGGCGCCTTTATCCAAGAAAGCTCCAGCTGGAAGCACGGGGTCTTCCAAGAAGCCTTGA
- the LZTS2 gene encoding leucine zipper putative tumor suppressor 2 yields MAIVQTLPVSIEAASEGAAQLRAGTCSPPAARGAMGSVGSLISGRPCHDRYCKPSEGGPPGPFRKQDGLLQVTPQDPLLHALPPKKLCSAVPGVAHAYANEGFHGDWLEAASPVSPCSDSDEARDDRAQSGNIRGPPPKLVPVSGKLEENVEKTLIRPMAFKPVVPKIRTASGPANLGTRPGAPVLSESQVSLTHLLGATGTDKPGSLSCRTSSHSGTLSDSGRNSLSSLPTYSTGCSQHMEAGALPATPHGHPDAQGGYRPLAGPSNSDSGRSSSSKSTGSLSGRGRPSSDSGSCGRSPLPGDEVLLVRELEDKLREREAELQQLRDSLDENEVAICQVYEEKQRRCEQELEGLRQRCAAQVRQAAQQAQRGQQVLQLQVLQLQQEKKQLQEDFAQLLQERELLERRCASFQREHTELGPRLEETKWEVCQKSGEISLLKQQLKESQAELAQRGTELLVLRAQLREARAELQAGEQQAQGLQEAARLKALELEVCANELQRRKSEADLFRAKAGRLEQEVVGLREAARGRCPEPGEGCPEPAEDARGAAGLRRQLERLRAEVALERRRGQEQRDAFERERSTWQGEKERVIRYQKQLQYNYIQMYRRNRRLEQRLQHLRLQGEDPLPEPCPPPGPDPPFEEITATEI; encoded by the exons ATGGCCATCGTGCAGACGCTGCCCGTGTCCATCGAAGCTGCTTCTGAGGGGGCCGCGCAGCTCCGCGCTGGCACCTGCTCACCCCCTGCCGCCCGGGGCGCCATGGGCAGCGTCGGCAGCCTCATCTCGGGCCGGCCCTGCCACGACCGCTACTGCAAGCCCTCCGAGGGGGGGCCCCCTGGCCCCTTCCGCAAGCAGGACGGGCTGCTCCAAgtgaccccccaggaccccctgctcCATGCCCTGCCCCCCAAGAAGCTCTGCTCGGCCGTGCCCGGCGTCGCCCACGCTTATGCCAACGAAGGCTTTCATGGCGACTGGCTGGAAGCTGCCTCTCCCGTCAGCCCCTGCAGCGACTCGGATGAGGCCCGGGATGACCGAGCCCAGAGTGGCAACATCCGTGGGCCTCCTCCCaagctcgtccccgtctccggcAAGCTGGAGGAG AATGTGGAGAAGACCCTGATCCGCCCCATGGCCTTCAAGCCGGTGGTGCCCAAAATAAGGACTGCTTCGGGGCCTGCCAACCTGGGCACGCGCCCGGGGGCCCCGGTGCTCTCGGAGAGCCAGGTGAGCCTCACCCACTTGCTGGGGGCCACCGGGACTGACAAACCTGGCTCGTTGAGCTGCCGCACCAGCAGCCACTCGGGCACCCTCTCGGACTCGGGGCGCAACTCCCTGTCCAGCCTACCCACCTACAGCACGGGCTGCAGCCAACACATGGAGGCGGGcgccctcccggccaccccgcaCGGCCACCCCGACGCGCAGGGCGGCTACCGGCCGCTGGCCGGCCCCTCCAACTCGGACAGCGGGCGCTCGTCCTCCAGCAAGAGCACGGGCTCGCTGAGCGGCCGAGGCCGGCCCTCCTCGGACAGCGGGTCGtgcgggcgctcgcccctgcccgGTGACGAGGTGCTGCTGGTGCGTGAGCTGGAGGATAAGTTGCGGGAGAGGGAGGCCGAGCTGCAGCAGCTGCGTGACAGCCTGGATGAGAACGAGGTGGCCATCTGCCAG GTGTACGAGGAGAAGCAGCGGCGCTgcgagcaggagctggaggggcTCCGGCAGCGCTGCGCCGCCCAGGTGCGCCAGGCAGCCCAGCAGGCCCAGCGCGGGCAGCAGGTCCTGCAGCTCCAGGTCCTGCAGCTTCAGCAGGAAAagaagcagctgcaggaggacttcgcccagctgctgcaggagcgggagctgctggagcgGCGCTGCGCCTCCTTCCAGCGGGAGCACACCGAGCTGGGACCCCGGCTCGAGGAGACCAAGTGGGAG GTATGCCAGAAGTCGGGGGAGATCTCcctgctgaagcagcagctgaaggagtCGCAGGCGGAGCTGGCGCAGCGGGGCACGGAGCTGCTGGTGCTGCGGGCCCAGCTGCGGGAGGCGCGTGCCGAGCTGCAGGCGGGTGAGCAGCAGGcccaggggctgcaggaggcCGCCCGGCTCAAGGCGCTGGAGCTGGAGGTGTGCGCCAACGAACTGCAACGGCGCAAGAGCGAGGCCGACCTCTTCCGTGCCAAGGCGGGCCGGCTCGAGCAGGAAGTGGTGGGGCTGCGGGAAGCGGCCCGCGGACGCTGCCCCGAGCCGGGTGAGGGATGCCCCGAGCCGGCTGAGGATGCCCGGGGCGCTGCAGGGCTGCGCCGGCAGCTGGAGCGGCTGCGGGCCGAGGTGGCGCTGGAGCGGAGGCGCGGGCAGGAGCAGCGGGACGCCTTTGAGCGGGAGCGGAGCACGTGGCAGGGCGAGAAGGAGCGGGTCATCCGGTACCAGAAGCAGCTGCAGTACAACTACATCCAGATGTACCGCCGCAACCGGCGGCTCGAGCAGCGGCTCCAGCACCTCCGGCTCCAGGGCGAGGACCCCCTGCCTGAGCCTTGCCCTCCTCCTGGCCCCGACCCACCCTTTGAGGAGATCACGGCCACTGAGATCTGA
- the PDZD7 gene encoding PDZ domain-containing protein 7 isoform X1, which produces MAHGSDAGLSERMAASRSRSSSSEASLAAHCLLSKQSRLLNGAARGSRAASPMGRVILINSPIEASSNESNVINAITVEKSMDGKLGFSVRGGSEHGLGIFVSKVEEGSAAEQAGLCVGDKITEVNSVSLENITMSSAVKVLTGNNRLRMVVRRMGRVPGIKFSKEKTAWVDVVNRRLVVEKSGSTPSESGSEDGLRRIVHLYTTSDDYCLGFNIRGGREFGLGIYVSRVDPGGLAEQNGIRVGDQVLAANGVKFEDISHSKAVEVLKGQTHIMLTIKETGRFPAYKEMVAEYCWLSHLTNGQLQQLSQASETSSSISSYSSGPAPGTVNGLGTAAPGPPARTVDVAISTEDGPRRGWGRERAERAMQTEPAAEGLPETRRTVRPPELLRDTAIRGQGAREPPGPLPRRPFAHSPKTALLLALSRPRQPITRSQSDLTVAEEKRKKEKPEGLGVRGAPPGLHRSKTLVNLFFKGGRATSQSWAPPSQEPPVPDRRARAKSPGCPDGDREKSRRASILGPAGIATLQPNGSDPNGRLPLIQDTAARLLSPDEVTAVLRHCTRYLHEGSVEDLVRPLLAILDRPEKVLLLRDVRSVVAATDLGRFDSMVMPLELEAYDALKSRSVRSPALRPAHHDVPPKRHLITPVPDYRGGFLLKPAGALEPEDAGGLQAGSARPRASPSPRRSHPRTYTPLPDVPVDAYACASSPLPTVGPGPPNWLLTEPPSKERGHSRSPRPTWRKEPPAPDGGAEAGKDARHSVPGKPRRARPPLVQLFGGPGGEAGAEPAANGPRDAGEEEYRLLTVTLSKLKHSLGISISGGIESRAQPMVKIEKIFPGGAAFLSGILKAGHELVSVDGESLENVTHQRAVDVIRQAYRNKAKEPMELVVRVPVAPPE; this is translated from the exons ATGGCCCACGGCTCGGACGCGGGGTTGTCGGAGAGGATGGCGGCCAGCCGGTCGCGGAGCTCCAGCAGCGAGGCCAGCCTGGCCGCCCACTGCCTCCTGAGCAAGCAGAGCCGCCTGCTCAAcggggccgcccggggcagcCGCGCGGCCTCCCCCATGGGCCGCGTCATCCTCATCAACTCCCCCATCGAAG ccagcAGCAATGAGAGCAATGTCATCAATGCCATCACGGTGGAGAAGAGCATGGACGGCAAACTGGGCTTCAGCGTCCGCGGTGGCTCCGAGCACGGGCTCGGCATCTTCGTGAGCAAAGTGGAGGAGGGCAGCGCTGCCG AGCAGGCTGGGCTGTGCGTGGGTGACAAGATCACGGAGGTGAACAGCGTGAGCCTGGAGAACATCACCATGAGCAGCGCCGTCAAGGTCCTCACCGGCAACAACCGCCTCCGCATGGTGGTCCGGCGGATGGGCCGCGTGCCGGGCATCAAGTTCTCCAAGGAGAAGACAGCCTG GGTGGACGTGGTGAACAGGCGCCTGGTGGTGGAGAAGAGCGGCTCAACGCCGTCGGAGAGTGGCTCCGAGGACGGCCTGCGGCGCATCGTCCACCTCTACACCACCTCCGACGActactgcctgggcttcaacatcCGCGGCGGCAGGGAGTTCGGCCTCGGCATCTACGTCTCCAG GGTGGACCCTGGGGGGCTGGCAGAGCAGAACGGCATTCGGGTAGGAGACCAAGTCCTTGCAGCCAACGGAGTCAAGTTCGAAGACATAAGCCATAGCAAGgcagtggaggtgctgaaggggcAGACTCACATCATGCTAACCATCAAG GAGACCGGCCGGTTCCCTGCCTACAAGGAAATGGTGGCCGAGTACTGCTGGCTCAGTCACT TGACCAACGGGCAACTGCAGCAGCTGTCGCAGGCCTCGGAGACCAGCTCCTCCATCTCCTCGTACTCgtcggggccggcgccggggacAGTGAACGGGCTGGgcacggcggccccggggcccccggccCGCACCGTGGACGTGGCCATCTCCACGGAggacgggccgcggcggggctggggccgggagcGGGCCGAGCGGGCCATGCAGACGGAGCCGGCCGCCGAGGGGCTGCCGGAGACGCGGCGCACGGTGCGGCCTCCCGAGCTGCTGCGGGACACGGCCATCCGGGGCCAGGGCGcccgggagccccccggccccctcccgcgcCGGCCCTTCGCCCACTCGCCCAAGACggcgctgctgctggcgctgagccggccccggcagcccatCACGCGCTCCCAGAGCGATCTCACCGTCGCCG AGGAGAAGCGGAAGAAGGAGAagccggaggggctgggggtacggggggccccccccggcctgcACCGCTCCAAGACCCTCGTCAACCTCTTCTTCAAGGGCGGCCGTGCCACCAGCCAGAGCTGGGCCCCCCCCAGCCAGGAGCCCCCCGTGCCCGACCGCCGGGCCCGCGCCAAGTCTCCGGGGTGCCCCGACGGAGACAGAG AGAAGAGCCGCCGTGCCAGCATCCTGGGCCCCGCTGGCATCGCCACCCTGCAGCCCAACGGCAGCGACCCCAATGGCCGGCTCCCGCTCATCCAGGACACCGCTGCCCGGCTCCTCAGCCCCGACGAGGTGACGGCCGTGCTTCGCCACTGCACCCGG TACCTGCACGAGGGCAGCGTGGAAGATTTGGTGAGGCCGCTGCTAGCCATTCTGGACCGGCCCGAGaaggtgctgctgctgcgtgaTGTGAG GAGCGTGGTGGCCGCCACGGACCTGGGCCGTTTCGACAGCATGGTGATGCCCCTGGAGCTGGAAGCTTACGATGCCCTGAAGAGCCGCTCAG TGCGATCGCCTGCCCTCCGCCCGGCCCATCACGACGTCCCCCCCAAGAGACACCTCATCACACCAGTGCCTG ACTATCGGGGCGGATTCCTGctgaagccggcgggagccctgGAGCCGGAGGATGCCGGCGGGCTGCAGGCAGGttcagcccggccgcgggcctcccccagcccccggcgctcTCACCCCCGCACCTACACCCCGCTCCCCGACGTGCCAGTGGATGCCTACGCCTGCGCCAGCAGCCCCCTGCCCACCGTGGGCCCAGGGCCCCCCAACTGGCTGCTGACAGAGCCCCCGAGCAAGGAGCGCGGGCActcgcgcagcccccggcccacctGGCGCAAGGAGCCCCCGGCGCCCGACGGAGGGGCCGAGGCGGGCAAGGACGCCCGCCACTCCGTGCCGGGGAAGCCCCGGCGGGCACGGCCGCCCCTCGTGCAGCTCTTCGGGGGGCCGGGAGGTGAGGcgggggccgagcccgccgccaaCGGCCCCAGGGACGCTGGCGAAGAGGAGTACCGGCTGCTCACCGTCACCCTCTCCAAGCTGAAGCACTCGCTGG GGATCAGCATCTCCGGCGGCATCGAGTCACGGGCACAGCCCATGGTGAAGATCGAGAAGATCTTCCCCGGAGGAGCTGCCTTCCTCAGCGGCATCCTCAAG GCTGGGCACGAGCTGGTGTCGGTGGACGGGGAGAGCCTGGAGAACGTCACGCATCAGCGGGCCGTGGACGTCATCCGCCAGGCCTACCGCAACAAAGCCAAGGAGCCCATGGAGCTGGTGGTGCGGGTGCCCGTGGCCCCCCCAGAGTGA
- the PDZD7 gene encoding PDZ domain-containing protein 7 isoform X2 encodes MSSAVKVLTGNNRLRMVVRRMGRVPGIKFSKEKTAWVDVVNRRLVVEKSGSTPSESGSEDGLRRIVHLYTTSDDYCLGFNIRGGREFGLGIYVSRVDPGGLAEQNGIRVGDQVLAANGVKFEDISHSKAVEVLKGQTHIMLTIKETGRFPAYKEMVAEYCWLSHLTNGQLQQLSQASETSSSISSYSSGPAPGTVNGLGTAAPGPPARTVDVAISTEDGPRRGWGRERAERAMQTEPAAEGLPETRRTVRPPELLRDTAIRGQGAREPPGPLPRRPFAHSPKTALLLALSRPRQPITRSQSDLTVAEEKRKKEKPEGLGVRGAPPGLHRSKTLVNLFFKGGRATSQSWAPPSQEPPVPDRRARAKSPGCPDGDREKSRRASILGPAGIATLQPNGSDPNGRLPLIQDTAARLLSPDEVTAVLRHCTRYLHEGSVEDLVRPLLAILDRPEKVLLLRDVRSVVAATDLGRFDSMVMPLELEAYDALKSRSVRSPALRPAHHDVPPKRHLITPVPDYRGGFLLKPAGALEPEDAGGLQAGSARPRASPSPRRSHPRTYTPLPDVPVDAYACASSPLPTVGPGPPNWLLTEPPSKERGHSRSPRPTWRKEPPAPDGGAEAGKDARHSVPGKPRRARPPLVQLFGGPGGEAGAEPAANGPRDAGEEEYRLLTVTLSKLKHSLGISISGGIESRAQPMVKIEKIFPGGAAFLSGILKAGHELVSVDGESLENVTHQRAVDVIRQAYRNKAKEPMELVVRVPVAPPE; translated from the exons ATGAGCAGCGCCGTCAAGGTCCTCACCGGCAACAACCGCCTCCGCATGGTGGTCCGGCGGATGGGCCGCGTGCCGGGCATCAAGTTCTCCAAGGAGAAGACAGCCTG GGTGGACGTGGTGAACAGGCGCCTGGTGGTGGAGAAGAGCGGCTCAACGCCGTCGGAGAGTGGCTCCGAGGACGGCCTGCGGCGCATCGTCCACCTCTACACCACCTCCGACGActactgcctgggcttcaacatcCGCGGCGGCAGGGAGTTCGGCCTCGGCATCTACGTCTCCAG GGTGGACCCTGGGGGGCTGGCAGAGCAGAACGGCATTCGGGTAGGAGACCAAGTCCTTGCAGCCAACGGAGTCAAGTTCGAAGACATAAGCCATAGCAAGgcagtggaggtgctgaaggggcAGACTCACATCATGCTAACCATCAAG GAGACCGGCCGGTTCCCTGCCTACAAGGAAATGGTGGCCGAGTACTGCTGGCTCAGTCACT TGACCAACGGGCAACTGCAGCAGCTGTCGCAGGCCTCGGAGACCAGCTCCTCCATCTCCTCGTACTCgtcggggccggcgccggggacAGTGAACGGGCTGGgcacggcggccccggggcccccggccCGCACCGTGGACGTGGCCATCTCCACGGAggacgggccgcggcggggctggggccgggagcGGGCCGAGCGGGCCATGCAGACGGAGCCGGCCGCCGAGGGGCTGCCGGAGACGCGGCGCACGGTGCGGCCTCCCGAGCTGCTGCGGGACACGGCCATCCGGGGCCAGGGCGcccgggagccccccggccccctcccgcgcCGGCCCTTCGCCCACTCGCCCAAGACggcgctgctgctggcgctgagccggccccggcagcccatCACGCGCTCCCAGAGCGATCTCACCGTCGCCG AGGAGAAGCGGAAGAAGGAGAagccggaggggctgggggtacggggggccccccccggcctgcACCGCTCCAAGACCCTCGTCAACCTCTTCTTCAAGGGCGGCCGTGCCACCAGCCAGAGCTGGGCCCCCCCCAGCCAGGAGCCCCCCGTGCCCGACCGCCGGGCCCGCGCCAAGTCTCCGGGGTGCCCCGACGGAGACAGAG AGAAGAGCCGCCGTGCCAGCATCCTGGGCCCCGCTGGCATCGCCACCCTGCAGCCCAACGGCAGCGACCCCAATGGCCGGCTCCCGCTCATCCAGGACACCGCTGCCCGGCTCCTCAGCCCCGACGAGGTGACGGCCGTGCTTCGCCACTGCACCCGG TACCTGCACGAGGGCAGCGTGGAAGATTTGGTGAGGCCGCTGCTAGCCATTCTGGACCGGCCCGAGaaggtgctgctgctgcgtgaTGTGAG GAGCGTGGTGGCCGCCACGGACCTGGGCCGTTTCGACAGCATGGTGATGCCCCTGGAGCTGGAAGCTTACGATGCCCTGAAGAGCCGCTCAG TGCGATCGCCTGCCCTCCGCCCGGCCCATCACGACGTCCCCCCCAAGAGACACCTCATCACACCAGTGCCTG ACTATCGGGGCGGATTCCTGctgaagccggcgggagccctgGAGCCGGAGGATGCCGGCGGGCTGCAGGCAGGttcagcccggccgcgggcctcccccagcccccggcgctcTCACCCCCGCACCTACACCCCGCTCCCCGACGTGCCAGTGGATGCCTACGCCTGCGCCAGCAGCCCCCTGCCCACCGTGGGCCCAGGGCCCCCCAACTGGCTGCTGACAGAGCCCCCGAGCAAGGAGCGCGGGCActcgcgcagcccccggcccacctGGCGCAAGGAGCCCCCGGCGCCCGACGGAGGGGCCGAGGCGGGCAAGGACGCCCGCCACTCCGTGCCGGGGAAGCCCCGGCGGGCACGGCCGCCCCTCGTGCAGCTCTTCGGGGGGCCGGGAGGTGAGGcgggggccgagcccgccgccaaCGGCCCCAGGGACGCTGGCGAAGAGGAGTACCGGCTGCTCACCGTCACCCTCTCCAAGCTGAAGCACTCGCTGG GGATCAGCATCTCCGGCGGCATCGAGTCACGGGCACAGCCCATGGTGAAGATCGAGAAGATCTTCCCCGGAGGAGCTGCCTTCCTCAGCGGCATCCTCAAG GCTGGGCACGAGCTGGTGTCGGTGGACGGGGAGAGCCTGGAGAACGTCACGCATCAGCGGGCCGTGGACGTCATCCGCCAGGCCTACCGCAACAAAGCCAAGGAGCCCATGGAGCTGGTGGTGCGGGTGCCCGTGGCCCCCCCAGAGTGA